The following proteins come from a genomic window of Anopheles ziemanni chromosome 3, idAnoZiCoDA_A2_x.2, whole genome shotgun sequence:
- the LOC131289198 gene encoding unconventional myosin-XVIIIa isoform X2 gives MSVQSKRSTVTATGGNVRRGLPSATAASTTTLKGDQLLCKCLEKGHEILRKVEELTVNPIRIRTVSRVSTHYQLQQQQPPTPTTTSTTVVTSSVMTQTHTNNGTPGGTGGGGGANKSTNNQSSTTTSTTITTTGTGSSSNSTPGSKGSSTVAGGHAVCEKKLSASVAAGGGGSRVTGGRSSASNRSTSVSDGKRLAQGNRHSSTEGSPVAHGRLANGGVSLAAKASRTTTTSSSVPAVGRGGGGGGGNSWPKPPALTTAPAPLKSPALVKQNKSCSQLAKTARDTAGSPVIGGGTDGGKRKTLSTSSLISSNTTSSSSNTARRASLTRPATIVLTAAVAGDVGDGGVVVCPPAPILITRSTPTPPPPPVLPPHGNTPTTALMMMAVSTKDSYHESDWSEDSGRMSNENLDLFAGEPEKPGSTGGGNVGSGGATLPGKLDESLLGIFENGAAIDGGGTAIMPSAATSIGRRWTRTSAVPKKKLSKGVPPSAPLAPSIGRPIITINDDVGVTGEEKVFFRSGVLGALEAKRDDLLSDRVIQLQAHCRGYLARRRLARRRLQELAVRCIQRNVRAFLKVRDWPWWRLLVRVMPLLAVHRTEEQLKAATAELQQVRAKLEKIEAERNELKATNHKLEARLSDVTSELTEEHSSSNLITERLATETSERLRLEKEVKEYESKYRNLQESSEKMEMELLCAKSELNCDFDDCSTIGDYDGDGSADGRDLMGGVDGEVAKSYRLRYERVARELEFTKKRLQTQHEHDLEQLVGLKKQLEKKLADAYEEVEEQRQVVAQWKRKAQKMTNEMNDLRMLYEEQNSRNNLLEKRQRKFDAECQTLQDTARQERQAKERLTREKDVLMAEKCKLEQTVSDVRLELELKEEKNNVLQRELDEMAFGGGTEEEIAQLKRQKMELDRRCKEQDEELDEMAGQIQLLEQAKLRLEMSLETIRKEARKEAQQRDDEMEEIRGASYKKIKSLECQLEQEHEERTQLLRDKHELERRLNSIEDQDRAERAAEEAMVQRLKRDARKYRALLRDAQSQLERAKGDSASKALVRQLRNQLEDAESARTVAVKARQVLEGELQDAQMLIEEMIRGRNEAEEKATSAQRDRTELQAQIDENEEELAELMKKYSSTVKQLSSEQSLIAEYELRLSELEGEKKSLKEQVVELAARLENVETIGDSSNSMQFKRLELRTKELESRLEFEQATRARIEIQLTRHKDSLEKLQGELSQARNRESQAQDSLKKAQKTIRELRDELSSLANRDQENLAKRKDLEKRIETAEQETASARADLRLALQRIADLQQAMEEEGDSYQSDSDTSDSSSSMDSFHESTVTRKSPSVGSGDHFSVTTNGSVSSSRGGSTSLVGGTRDGRKESNNPRITLTMATGSSENHPTTASTSPTAASSPGTTTTTRLSNGNDGTLNDSSFA, from the exons CGGTGGTCACGTCAAGCGTGATGACCCAAACGCACACGAACAACGGCACCCCGGGAGGAAcgggaggaggtggaggcgCAAACAAGAGCACAAACAATCAGAGCAGCACAACGACGTCGACCACCATCACAACCACCGGCACcggtagcagcagcaacagcaccccGGGCAGTAAAGGATCTTCAACGGTGGCGGGAGGTCATGCGGTGTGTGAGAAGAAACTCTCCGCTTCGGTTGCTGCTGGAGGTGGCGGCAGTAGAGTGACCGGTGGCCGCAGTAGCGCTAGTAACCGATCAACCTCCGTGTCGGACGGCAAGCGATTAGCGCAGGGCAACAGGCACAGCAGCACCGAAGGTTCACCAGTGGCCCACGGACGGCTCGCGAACGGTGGTGTATCTCTGGCCGCGAAGGCTTCACGAACCACGACAACATCCAGCAGCGTTCCCGCCGTTgggagaggaggaggaggaggagggggaaaTAGTTGGCCCAAGCCACCAGCGTTGACGACCGCTCCGGCACCGCTGAAATCTCCGGCCCttgtgaagcaaaacaaaagttgttCCCAGTTGGCAAAAACGGCCCGCGACACTGCGGGGTCGCCTGTCATCGGTGGTGGCACGGACGGTGGGAAACGGAAAACCCTCTCGACGAGTTCGCTGATAAGTAGCAACACCACCAGCTCCAGTAGTAATACGGCCCGACGTGCCTCCCTGACACGCCCGGCCACGATCGTCCTGACGGCGGCGGTTGCCGGTGAcgttggtgatggtggtgttgtCGTGTGTCCACCAGCACCGATCTTGATTACCCGATCGACTCCTACCCCACCTCCTCCACCCGTACTGCCCCCGCACGGCAACACACCAACCACCGctctgatgatgatggcagtGTCGACCAAAGATTCGTACCACGAGAGTGACTGGAGTGAGGATTCTGGTCGGATGTCAAACGAAAACCTGGACCTGTTCGCAGGGGAACCGGAAAAACCTGGCAGTACTGGTGGTGGTAATGTAGGTAGTGGTGGTGCCACGCTACCGGGCAAGCTTGACGAGAGCCTTTTAGGAATATTCGAAAACGGTGCCGCAATCGATGGTGGCGGAACGGCCATCATGCCGTCCGCTGCCACCTCGATCGGACGACGTTGGACCAGAACGTCGGCGGTTCCGAAGAAGAAACTTTCCAAAGGCGTTCCACCATCGGCACCACTCGCGCCATCGATTGGACGTCCAATAATCACGATCAACGACGATGTTGGTGTCACCGGTGAGGAGAAG GTTTTCTTCCGTTCCGGTGTGCTGGGCGCACTGGAGGCGAAACGTGACGACCTACTGTCCGACCGGGTCATCCAGCTGCAGGCCCACTGCCGGGGCTATCTGGCCCGGAGGCGGTTGGCCCGGCGGCGGCTGCAGGAGCTGGCGGTTCGCTGCATCCAGCGGAACGTGCGCGCCTTCCTGAAGGTACGCGACTGGCCCTGGTGGCGCCTACTGGTACGGGTGATGCCGCTGCTCGCCGTCCACCGCACCGAGGAGCAGCTGAAGGCGGCCACGGCCGAGCTGCAGCAGGTTCGCGCCAAGCTGGAGAAGATCGAAGCCGAGCGGAACGAGCTGAAGGCGACCAACCACAAGCTGGAAGCGCGG TTGAGCGACGTAACTTCGGAGTTGACGGAGGAACACTCGTCCTCGAACCTAATCACCGAGCGGCTGGCGACGGAAACATCCGAACGGTTGCGGCTCGAGAAGGAGGTGAAGGAGTACGAGTCGAAATACCGCAACCTGCAGGAGTCGTCGGAGAAGATGGAGATGGAGCTGCTGTGCGCCAAGTCCGAGCTGAACTGTGACTTTGACGATTGCAGCACCATCGGCGATTACGACGGGGATGGTAGCGCCGACGGGCGTGACCTGATGGGCGGCGTCGACGGAGAGGTAGCGAAGAGCTACCGGCTTCGGTACGAGCGCGTCGCGAGGGAGTTGGAGTTTACCAAAAAGCGCCTGCAAACGCAGCACGAGCACGACCTGGAGCAGCTGGTGGGCCTGAAGAAGCAGCTGGAGAAGAAGCTGGCCGACGCGTacgaggaggtggaggagcAGCGCCAGGTGGTGGCCCAGTGGAAGCGCAAGGCACAGAAGATGACGAACGAGATGAACGATTTGCGGATGCTGTACGAGGAGCAGAACAGCCGGAACAATCTGCTGGAGAAGCGGCAGCGCAAGTTCGACGCCGAGTGTCAGACGCTGCAGGACACGGCCCGGCAGGAGCGGCAGGCGAAGGAGCGGTTGACGCGCGAGAAGGATGTGCTGATGGCGGAGAAGTGCAAGCTGGAGCAAACCGTGTCGGATGTGCGGCTCGAGCTGGAGCTGAAGGAGGAGAAGAACAATGTGCTGCAGCGCGAGCTGGACGAGATGGCGTTCGGTGGCGGTACGGAGGAGGAGATTGCCCAGCTGAAGCGTCAGAAGATGGAGCTTGATCGGCGCTGCAAGGAGCAGGACGAAGAGCTGGACGAAATGGCCGGCCAGATACAGCTGCTCGAGCAGGCCAAGTTGCGCCTGGAGATGTCGCTGGAGACGATCCGGAAGGAGGCTCGTAAGGAGGCACAGCAGCGTGACGACGAGATGGAGGAGATCCGTGGTGCGTCGTACAAAAAGATAAAGTCGCTCGAGTGTCAGCTGGAGCAGGAGCACGAAGAGCGCACGCAGCTGTTGCGAGATAAGCACGAGCTGGAACGACGGCTGAACAGCATCGAGGATCAGGATCGGGCCGAGCGGGCGGCGGAGGAAGCGATGGTGCAGCGGTTGAAACGGGATGCCCGGAAATACCGGGCCCTTCTTCGTGACGCTCAGAGCCAACTGGAGCGTGCGAAGGGTGATTCGGCAAGCAAGGCACTGGTGCGGCAGCTGCGGAACCAACTCGAGGATGCTGAGTCTGCGCGAACGGTGGCCGTCAAGGCACGTCAGGTGCTCGAGGGTGAACTACAAGATGCCCAGATGCTGATCGAGGAAATGATACGCGGCCGCAACGAAGCCGAGGAAAAGGCAACGTCCGCTCAGCGCGATCGCACCGAACTGCAGGCCCAGATCGACGAGAATGAGGAGGAGCTGGCGGAGCTAATGAAGAAGTATAGCTCCACCGTGAAGCAGCTAAGCAGCGAGCAATCCCTCATCGCCGAATACGAGCTGCGGCTGTCCGAGCTGGAGGGTGAGAAGAAATCCCTCAAGGAGCAGGTGGTCGAGCTGGCCGCACGTCTCGAGAACGTGGAGACGATCGGCGACTCGTCGAACAGCATGCAGTTCAAGCGGTTGGAGCTGCGAACCAAAGAGCTAGAGTCGAGGCTCGAGTTCGAGCAGGCAACGCGGGCACGCATCGAGATCCAGCTGACCCGGCACAAGGATTCGCTCGAGAAGCTCCAGGGCGAACTGAGCCAGGCACGCAACCGTGAGTCACAGGCGCAAGACTCGCTGAAGAAGGCCCAGAAGACGATACGCGAGCTGCGCGATGAGCTTTCGTCGCTGGCCAACCGGGACCAGGAGAACCTCGCCAAGCGCAAGGATTTGGAGAAACGCATCGAAACGGCCGAACAGGAGACGGCTTCGGCTCGGGCGGATCTACGGCTTGCGCTGCAACGGATAGCCGACCTGCAGCAGGCGATGGAAGAGGAGGGCGATTCATACCAATCGGATAG CGATACTAGCGATAGTTCGTCGTCGATGGATTCGTTCCACGAGTCGACTGTAACACGCAAATCACCGAGCGTCGGAAGTGGGGACCATTTCAGTGTGACCACCAACGGTAGCGTCAGCAGTAGCCGAGGGGGAAGCACGAGTCTGGTCGGTGGAACGCGAGACGGTCGCAAGGAAAGCAATAATCCAAG